A genomic stretch from Pirellulaceae bacterium includes:
- a CDS encoding ABC transporter permease, with amino-acid sequence MSSDTETQQVSTSFAKRYRNELGLVIALVLVVIGTIGANLLFHGTADYLNEPTRNLKDILHQTALLGIFALGAAIVIISGGIDLSSGSMIVFAGSICGLVMLVLAPKGDDMLPDATDVGLTIVSVAILLTMSAGLMVGTVHTWLITIIRLPPFVATLASLVGLRSLAKILNQAVTAQLGNQVTTVRADDATFAYLSEWWVALLIFIVLGIACWFLMNATVVGRHLYAMGGNEEAARLSGIRTDLLKWLAYCIGSVTAAIAGVLYTAKVGSANPSTLAVGYELNAIAAAVVGGCSLQGGVGLIPGVMLGVLFLRLVIDAVAKIVRAGSDDYQGMIVGFLVVLAVAFNELRRQSSGVKKDFFPGVLGIITIPILALLVGTVIFVMTQKNQGITVGVVTGLSVAAILSAQKIVEMARTKRA; translated from the coding sequence ATGAGCAGCGATACAGAAACGCAACAAGTTTCGACAAGTTTCGCAAAGCGATACCGTAACGAACTGGGTCTTGTGATCGCCCTCGTTCTGGTCGTCATTGGTACGATCGGTGCAAATTTATTGTTCCACGGAACCGCTGATTATCTCAACGAACCGACGCGAAACCTAAAAGACATTCTGCATCAAACGGCGTTACTCGGCATTTTCGCGCTGGGAGCGGCCATCGTCATCATCTCTGGCGGTATCGATCTTTCCAGCGGATCAATGATCGTGTTCGCTGGATCCATTTGCGGTCTTGTGATGTTGGTGCTCGCGCCCAAAGGCGATGACATGCTACCTGACGCAACAGACGTCGGACTGACGATTGTGAGCGTCGCCATTCTTCTCACGATGTCCGCTGGTCTGATGGTTGGCACGGTACATACTTGGCTGATTACCATCATCCGATTACCTCCCTTCGTGGCCACGCTAGCCTCGCTTGTTGGCCTCCGTAGCCTTGCCAAAATCCTAAACCAAGCCGTCACCGCTCAATTAGGCAATCAAGTCACAACCGTTCGAGCCGACGACGCAACGTTCGCCTATTTGAGCGAATGGTGGGTGGCTCTGCTGATCTTCATCGTCCTTGGTATCGCCTGTTGGTTCTTAATGAATGCTACAGTTGTCGGACGTCACCTTTACGCCATGGGAGGCAACGAGGAGGCTGCACGTCTTAGCGGTATTCGTACTGACCTATTGAAGTGGCTCGCTTACTGCATTGGTTCCGTGACCGCGGCAATCGCAGGTGTACTCTATACAGCGAAGGTCGGTTCCGCCAATCCATCGACACTTGCGGTCGGCTACGAACTAAATGCGATCGCGGCGGCAGTCGTGGGCGGCTGCAGTCTACAAGGAGGTGTCGGCCTGATCCCCGGCGTCATGCTTGGCGTGCTCTTCCTGCGATTAGTCATTGACGCTGTCGCCAAGATTGTCAGAGCGGGATCAGACGATTACCAAGGTATGATCGTTGGCTTTCTGGTTGTCCTGGCAGTTGCATTTAATGAGCTTCGCCGCCAAAGCTCGGGGGTAAAAAAAGATTTCTTCCCGGGAGTTCTTGGAATCATCACTATTCCGATCCTGGCCTTGTTGGTGGGAACAGTTATCTTTGTGATGACCCAAAAGAATCAGGGAATCACAGTCGGTGTCGTCACTGGTCTCTCGGTCGCGGCGATTCTATCCGCCCAAAAGATCGTGGAAATGGCACGAACCAAGAGGGCCTAG
- a CDS encoding sugar ABC transporter ATP-binding protein has translation MTSTSIISIQNVTKRYPGVVALSNVSIDIRSGELHSICGENGAGKSTLMKILSGVITDYEGKISIHNQPVQFRGTRDAESKGVSIIHQELNLVEELSAAANVFLGREHTSSLGLLNHKLMNDETQSLLKRLECNVHPQALAGSLRVGDQQLLEIAKALSLSSDILIMDEPTSALTESEVERLYRVIDKLRRDGVTILYISHKMDEVFRLSDRITILRDGELVKTLDRGATSPREVTNLMVGRDIDDIDLGDVRNPGDIILEVRGLSLPWPGHARAWRLKDISFELRQGEIVGIAGLMGAGRTELLECLFGATNEAPSGQVFVDDRQVRFRNPNEAKRAGVAMVTEDRKRLGLFAQMCVRENISICTLEETVSGGIVRRGRESQLVSEMISRLSVKTAGPESPITSLSGGNQQKTIIGRWLLTRPKILLLDDPTRGVDVGAKSELYRLMNQLCNEGIAIILTSSELPELLTVCDRILVLAEGRLTGEFDRAEASEQKIMAAATKSATG, from the coding sequence GTGACTTCAACCTCGATCATCTCGATTCAGAATGTGACCAAACGCTACCCGGGGGTGGTCGCGCTCTCGAATGTATCGATCGACATCCGCTCGGGCGAATTGCATTCGATTTGCGGCGAAAATGGAGCTGGCAAGAGTACTCTGATGAAGATTCTCTCTGGGGTCATCACGGACTATGAAGGGAAAATTTCTATCCACAATCAGCCCGTACAATTCCGCGGCACGCGAGATGCCGAATCGAAGGGCGTCAGCATCATCCACCAAGAGCTCAACCTCGTGGAGGAACTCTCCGCAGCGGCCAACGTGTTTCTCGGCCGCGAACACACGTCTTCACTGGGCTTGCTCAACCACAAGTTAATGAACGACGAGACGCAAAGCCTCCTGAAACGCTTGGAATGTAATGTCCACCCTCAGGCGCTGGCCGGATCACTGAGGGTGGGAGACCAGCAGTTGCTGGAAATTGCCAAGGCATTATCTCTGAGTTCAGACATTCTCATCATGGACGAACCAACAAGCGCATTGACGGAATCGGAAGTCGAGCGACTGTATCGCGTCATCGATAAGTTACGGCGTGACGGAGTAACAATCCTCTATATATCGCACAAAATGGACGAGGTCTTTCGGCTATCGGATCGAATCACGATTTTGAGAGACGGCGAACTCGTCAAAACACTTGACCGCGGCGCAACTTCCCCGCGAGAAGTGACCAATCTGATGGTGGGCCGTGACATCGATGACATAGATCTTGGCGATGTGCGCAACCCGGGCGATATCATCTTAGAGGTTCGAGGACTTTCATTGCCTTGGCCGGGACATGCGCGTGCATGGCGCCTCAAAGACATTTCCTTTGAATTGCGGCAAGGTGAAATCGTGGGCATCGCCGGGCTAATGGGTGCCGGTCGAACCGAGTTGCTGGAATGCTTATTTGGGGCCACGAACGAGGCCCCCAGTGGTCAAGTTTTTGTCGATGACCGACAAGTCCGATTCCGCAACCCCAACGAAGCCAAACGAGCGGGCGTGGCGATGGTTACCGAAGATCGAAAACGACTGGGCCTTTTCGCTCAGATGTGCGTTCGTGAAAACATCAGCATTTGCACGCTCGAAGAAACCGTAAGCGGCGGTATCGTTCGACGTGGTCGTGAATCGCAGTTGGTCAGCGAGATGATTAGCCGATTGTCGGTCAAGACCGCAGGTCCGGAGTCCCCCATCACAAGCTTGAGTGGCGGAAACCAGCAAAAAACAATTATCGGCCGATGGTTGCTGACTCGCCCAAAGATCTTGCTCCTTGACGATCCCACGCGAGGCGTTGATGTGGGAGCTAAATCCGAACTCTACCGACTGATGAACCAACTGTGCAATGAAGGCATCGCAATCATCTTAACCTCGAGTGAATTACCGGAACTGCTCACCGTCTGCGATCGCATCCTCGTGCTTGCTGAGGGACGTTTGACAGGCGAGTTCGATCGTGCGGAGGCCTCCGAACAAAAAATCATGGCAGCAGCAACCAAGTCGGCAACAGGATAG
- a CDS encoding substrate-binding domain-containing protein, giving the protein MVATTVRNHLALTLALALISLAASTGCNKSAQIGNSPDTQRLILLTNGDDPFWDAMRKGMNKAADDLKLSESNLEAVLDKGDFSEEAQINKLKQYVTQSGIAAIAISSVDAKNPRIVDEMKNLRDKGVKVITIDSDMDDKSSRFAYLGTNNVIGGQELGKAAKGIRPDGGKYATFVGLKTVANAIERINGFGEGAGDKFVSRDSLADGGDENQAQENVKAALNNNPDLDTLVGIWAYNAHAIVRVVDERNIRDKTTIVVFDAAPLALKDLEAGEIDAMVVQNPYQMGYLGTELMKALVEDDHEKIASMFPGYDSETQKFKSEGDDIYTTELRVVVPDNGSPLTPEMFNPETKYFTYTEFREWMKERDLTGS; this is encoded by the coding sequence ATGGTGGCTACGACAGTTCGAAACCATTTGGCGTTGACGCTTGCGCTGGCACTCATCAGCTTGGCCGCGTCCACGGGTTGCAATAAGTCGGCACAAATCGGCAACTCGCCGGATACTCAACGACTGATTCTTCTCACCAATGGCGATGACCCATTTTGGGACGCAATGCGAAAAGGGATGAACAAGGCAGCGGACGACCTCAAGCTTTCTGAATCTAATCTCGAAGCGGTCTTGGACAAAGGCGACTTCTCGGAAGAGGCACAGATCAACAAGCTCAAACAGTATGTGACTCAATCAGGAATTGCTGCAATCGCCATCTCATCAGTTGACGCCAAGAATCCGCGGATTGTCGACGAGATGAAGAACTTGCGAGACAAAGGGGTAAAAGTCATCACGATTGATTCCGACATGGACGACAAGTCAAGCCGATTTGCCTATCTCGGAACCAACAATGTGATTGGCGGACAAGAGCTCGGAAAAGCAGCAAAAGGCATTCGCCCCGACGGTGGCAAATACGCAACCTTCGTCGGACTCAAAACGGTAGCCAATGCGATCGAAAGAATTAATGGATTTGGCGAAGGTGCTGGTGATAAATTCGTGAGTCGCGACAGCTTGGCAGACGGTGGTGACGAGAATCAAGCACAGGAAAATGTCAAAGCGGCCCTGAACAACAACCCTGACCTGGATACACTGGTTGGCATCTGGGCCTACAATGCCCACGCGATCGTGCGGGTCGTCGATGAACGCAACATTCGTGACAAGACCACGATCGTTGTGTTCGATGCCGCACCGCTAGCGTTAAAAGATCTCGAAGCTGGTGAGATCGATGCGATGGTCGTGCAAAACCCTTATCAGATGGGTTACCTCGGGACAGAATTGATGAAGGCTCTTGTCGAAGACGACCACGAAAAGATCGCTTCGATGTTTCCGGGCTACGACTCTGAAACACAGAAATTCAAGAGCGAAGGCGATGACATCTACACGACGGAACTTCGCGTCGTCGTACCTGATAATGGCTCGCCGCTGACCCCCGAAATGTTTAATCCCGAGACCAAGTATTTCACGTATACCGAGTTTCGTGAATGGATGAAAGAACGGGACCTAACAGGTTCGTAG
- a CDS encoding trypsin-like peptidase domain-containing protein, with translation MRRKNIVIALVPLSLIAAVLIQSAVSNPRTSTSEVRAVDHAESMSTAFRNAADAVLPTVVKIKSVATSQNVVRRGSGRPDRIPEGFRGFEDFFGPEGFSNPEQFERAPRRQGTGSGIVIQESGLVLTNNHVVEGADVVTVELPDGREYTAENIRTDPQTDLAILRIKGAGKLKAAKLGNSDRTRIGDWVLAVGNPFELEASVSAGIISAKGRSLGSAQRASFLQTDAAINPGNSGGPLVNLRGEVVGINTAIASSSGGYQGIGFAIPINLAKWVAKQLVSSGTVSRAWLGVSISPVTQESAETLNIDPRTPGVVVQQVGEDTPAERAGVRPGDVITHFGDKSVAGPAELQRAVERAPLGTSETLRVLRRGKRVNLKVEAEALPDQIASTGRQDRSPQEDNIVEDASLGIRVSDVTADLANKMKLNTEDGVVVVDVASGSVAAESGVARGMLILEIDGAEVDSSRQFQESVGKGDLDKGITLTVKVPGVGTRFLILKNR, from the coding sequence ATGAGAAGAAAAAACATTGTGATTGCTTTGGTTCCATTGTCTCTGATTGCCGCTGTTCTAATCCAATCTGCGGTTAGTAATCCTCGAACATCCACTTCTGAGGTTCGGGCGGTCGATCATGCTGAAAGCATGTCAACTGCCTTCCGAAATGCGGCGGATGCGGTGCTACCGACGGTTGTGAAGATCAAGTCAGTGGCGACCTCGCAAAACGTCGTGCGACGTGGCTCCGGCCGCCCTGATCGAATCCCTGAAGGCTTTCGCGGCTTTGAAGACTTTTTCGGACCCGAGGGTTTTTCGAATCCTGAACAATTTGAACGTGCTCCTCGTCGGCAAGGTACGGGGTCCGGCATCGTGATTCAGGAGTCGGGTTTAGTGCTCACCAACAATCACGTTGTGGAAGGGGCCGATGTTGTTACAGTCGAGTTGCCTGATGGAAGAGAGTACACCGCCGAGAACATCCGCACGGATCCGCAAACGGATCTCGCGATTCTGAGAATCAAAGGAGCAGGGAAGCTGAAGGCGGCTAAACTCGGCAATTCGGATAGGACACGTATCGGTGACTGGGTGTTGGCAGTTGGTAATCCGTTCGAATTAGAGGCATCCGTCAGCGCTGGAATCATCAGTGCCAAGGGGCGGTCCCTAGGTTCTGCTCAACGCGCCAGTTTCTTGCAGACCGATGCAGCAATCAACCCCGGGAACTCGGGTGGTCCACTGGTCAACTTGCGCGGCGAAGTCGTTGGTATCAACACGGCTATTGCTTCTTCGTCAGGTGGCTATCAGGGGATCGGGTTTGCCATTCCGATCAATCTTGCGAAATGGGTGGCCAAACAATTGGTCAGTAGCGGCACGGTCAGTCGAGCGTGGTTAGGTGTCAGCATCAGTCCCGTGACTCAAGAGTCAGCTGAGACACTGAACATTGATCCGCGAACACCGGGTGTTGTTGTTCAGCAAGTTGGCGAAGACACGCCTGCAGAGCGAGCAGGTGTCCGACCAGGTGATGTGATCACGCATTTCGGTGACAAGTCGGTTGCCGGACCGGCCGAATTACAGCGAGCGGTCGAACGAGCACCGCTTGGTACCAGCGAGACCTTACGAGTTTTACGTCGAGGAAAACGGGTCAATCTAAAGGTGGAAGCCGAGGCATTGCCAGATCAAATCGCATCCACCGGCCGACAAGATCGATCGCCGCAGGAAGACAATATTGTCGAAGATGCATCGCTTGGTATTCGTGTCTCGGACGTGACTGCTGACCTTGCCAACAAGATGAAGCTGAACACGGAGGACGGTGTGGTCGTCGTTGACGTTGCATCTGGAAGTGTCGCAGCTGAAAGTGGCGTCGCTCGCGGAATGTTGATTTTGGAGATTGATGGAGCTGAGGTCGATTCATCACGTCAATTCCAAGAGTCGGTAGGGAAGGGCGATCTGGACAAAGGAATTACCTTGACAGTCAAAGTACCAGGCGTTGGTACGCGTTTTCTGATCCTCAAAAACCGATAA
- a CDS encoding (Fe-S)-binding protein → MARSNEGQSKTDDWFHRWILFGLFPNRERLRQAMTLARWSQRLGVDRLADFLGLPKLLPTQLQQLVAMLPPLSKPLDELPTELPAKGPRRARVALFRGCIGDVMFDQTQWATARVLQENGCDVIVPPGQECCGAIHFHAGNELPARELADTNLRAIPPDDYDAIIVNVAGCGSMLKDYGLHWRDSNQPERAAFAAKTKDVHEFLDELGLIPPKGEIRQRATYHDACHLAHAQQIREAPRRLLNHVPGLELVPLPESELCCGAAGTYNLTEPEMAGQLAQRKLANILSTKASLVITANAGCLLQIAKEARIEGQPLRLLHPMDILDRSYRGLPIE, encoded by the coding sequence ATGGCGCGATCAAACGAGGGGCAGAGTAAAACGGATGATTGGTTCCATCGCTGGATCCTGTTCGGCCTGTTCCCGAATCGCGAGCGACTGCGTCAAGCGATGACACTGGCCCGGTGGTCCCAACGGCTTGGGGTCGATCGCTTGGCCGACTTTTTGGGCCTGCCCAAGCTGCTACCCACGCAGCTTCAACAGCTCGTAGCCATGTTGCCGCCACTCTCTAAACCGCTCGACGAATTGCCGACCGAATTACCAGCAAAGGGACCACGACGAGCGCGCGTCGCCTTGTTCCGAGGTTGCATCGGTGACGTCATGTTCGATCAGACTCAATGGGCAACCGCTCGTGTGTTGCAGGAAAATGGTTGCGACGTAATCGTACCTCCAGGACAAGAATGCTGCGGCGCGATTCATTTTCACGCCGGAAATGAACTCCCGGCCAGGGAATTGGCCGACACGAACCTCCGAGCGATCCCACCGGACGATTATGACGCGATCATCGTCAATGTGGCTGGTTGTGGATCCATGCTGAAAGATTACGGGCTGCACTGGCGAGATTCGAACCAACCGGAAAGAGCCGCATTCGCGGCAAAAACCAAAGACGTCCACGAATTCCTCGACGAACTAGGCCTGATCCCACCCAAGGGTGAAATACGCCAACGGGCGACCTACCACGACGCCTGTCATTTAGCACATGCCCAACAGATTCGTGAAGCGCCTCGACGATTACTCAATCACGTCCCCGGCTTGGAACTGGTCCCTCTGCCAGAAAGTGAACTGTGCTGCGGAGCAGCGGGAACCTACAACCTAACAGAGCCGGAAATGGCCGGGCAACTCGCCCAACGAAAGCTGGCGAATATACTCTCCACCAAGGCGAGTTTGGTGATTACCGCAAACGCAGGCTGTTTGTTACAGATTGCGAAAGAGGCTCGCATCGAAGGACAACCACTTCGATTGCTCCACCCGATGGATATCTTGGACCGAAGTTATCGGGGCCTACCGATCGAATAG
- a CDS encoding FAD-linked oxidase C-terminal domain-containing protein: MQNSKLYQLIDQFRKLLGSDRVLSGRSDLLVYECDGFVIEKNSPDIAVFPQDTAEVAEIVKQCQQADVLFVPRGAGTSLAGGCLPVGGGVMIVLTRMNSILEINLRDGYAVVQPGVVNVRLTEALKGSGYHYAPDPSSQGACTIGGNVATNSGGPHTLKYGVTVNHVLGIEAVMADGRIVRFGGPAEDGPGLDLVGTLVGSEGTLAIVTEACVRITKNPQGYRTMLAVFDSVEDTTNAITEIISAGIVPAALEMMDKGIIGALEEAFHFGFPLDAEAVLLIEVDGLEAGLNEQRDRITELCTQRGAREVRLAKDENERQKLWKCRKQAFGAIGRLSPSYCTQDGVVPRTKLPHILRRIREIGEKHQIEIVNVFHAGDGNLHPILLFDERDSSQVDRVLQASGEILDECLDCGGSVTGEHGIGVEKVSFMNKMFDAGDLAAMERLRTAFNPDNHLSPYKMLPTAGACGVEQTHPGRRAAL; this comes from the coding sequence ATGCAAAATTCAAAGCTGTACCAATTAATCGATCAATTCCGCAAGCTTTTGGGATCCGACCGAGTGCTTTCCGGTCGATCTGACTTGCTGGTGTACGAGTGTGACGGCTTCGTCATCGAGAAAAACAGTCCGGACATTGCCGTCTTTCCGCAAGATACGGCGGAAGTCGCCGAAATTGTCAAACAATGCCAGCAGGCGGATGTTCTATTCGTACCGCGAGGTGCAGGTACAAGCTTGGCAGGTGGATGCTTACCCGTCGGTGGAGGCGTGATGATCGTGCTCACTCGCATGAATTCGATCTTGGAGATCAATTTGCGCGACGGGTACGCGGTGGTTCAACCAGGCGTTGTCAATGTACGTTTGACAGAAGCGCTGAAAGGCTCGGGATATCATTACGCGCCCGACCCATCCAGTCAGGGGGCCTGCACGATTGGAGGCAATGTTGCCACAAATTCAGGGGGTCCCCATACACTCAAGTATGGCGTCACGGTCAATCACGTTTTGGGAATCGAAGCGGTCATGGCCGATGGTCGTATCGTGCGGTTTGGTGGTCCGGCAGAAGATGGTCCAGGGCTTGATCTCGTCGGAACATTGGTTGGCAGCGAAGGAACGCTCGCGATCGTCACCGAAGCGTGCGTTCGTATCACCAAGAATCCCCAAGGCTATCGGACAATGTTAGCCGTATTTGATTCGGTCGAAGACACGACGAATGCGATCACGGAAATTATCTCGGCAGGAATTGTCCCAGCAGCACTCGAAATGATGGACAAAGGGATCATCGGGGCGTTGGAGGAAGCGTTCCACTTTGGTTTTCCTCTCGACGCAGAGGCCGTCCTCCTGATCGAAGTCGACGGACTGGAAGCCGGCTTGAACGAGCAACGCGATCGAATTACCGAGCTGTGCACACAACGCGGGGCGCGCGAAGTACGACTCGCAAAAGACGAGAATGAACGCCAAAAATTATGGAAGTGCCGCAAACAAGCGTTCGGAGCAATTGGTCGACTCAGCCCTAGCTACTGTACTCAAGACGGTGTCGTACCACGAACCAAACTTCCTCACATCCTGCGACGAATTCGGGAAATTGGAGAGAAACACCAAATCGAGATCGTCAATGTTTTTCACGCGGGTGACGGCAATCTCCACCCAATCCTACTGTTCGATGAGCGAGACTCGTCACAGGTCGATCGTGTCCTCCAAGCGAGTGGAGAAATCTTGGATGAATGCCTCGATTGCGGTGGTAGCGTGACGGGTGAACATGGCATCGGCGTGGAAAAAGTAAGTTTCATGAACAAGATGTTCGACGCGGGCGATCTAGCAGCGATGGAACGACTACGAACCGCTTTCAACCCTGACAATCATCTAAGCCCTTACAAGATGCTACCCACGGCAGGGGCATGTGGCGTCGAACAAACCCACCCCGGTCGACGTGCTGCACTCTAA
- a CDS encoding FAD-binding oxidoreductase has translation MTTSTSDLPISETIEPASVTELANVIREAYDRREAIYPVGGGTSLNYGLPAQQPGLAVQMRAISRIIDYPVGDMTITVEAGMTMSALQEKLRAEGQQLPLDVPHSETATIGGVLATNHNGPRRWGFGTARDYVIGIGAVDGCGRRFSGGGRVVKNVAGYDFCKLLVGSLGTLGVITEITLKVKPLATRREILVGQPDNLDHAESVLATMVQSKTYPTALELVGGTSWQSAPELNGDSDRDWLIAVLEGTDSEVNWMVSQLQSEWQSQQIKNQQLVTRDQQASLFQQLVDFPAAADAPLVLKANVVPSGTTAMIKAARALETDCSIHAHAGNGIVYLRFPEFPAQGISRVVTSNLRPLAIAHHGNVVVMSNPSGQEMTRQSTWGGIDEPFWMMDRIKEQFDPLNLLNPGRYIYS, from the coding sequence ATGACAACTTCCACATCCGACTTGCCGATATCTGAAACGATCGAACCGGCTTCTGTCACTGAACTGGCCAATGTGATCCGCGAAGCTTACGATCGAAGAGAGGCAATCTATCCGGTTGGCGGTGGTACAAGCCTCAACTATGGTCTTCCGGCCCAGCAACCCGGGCTGGCCGTACAGATGCGAGCCATCTCGAGAATCATTGATTATCCTGTCGGCGACATGACCATCACCGTTGAAGCTGGCATGACGATGTCGGCGTTGCAAGAAAAGCTGCGAGCCGAGGGACAACAACTTCCGCTCGACGTACCGCACAGCGAAACGGCAACAATCGGAGGCGTTCTGGCAACGAATCACAATGGGCCCCGACGCTGGGGCTTTGGCACTGCCCGTGACTACGTGATCGGAATCGGCGCAGTCGATGGTTGTGGTCGTCGTTTTTCCGGCGGCGGACGTGTCGTCAAGAATGTGGCCGGATACGACTTTTGCAAGTTGTTGGTCGGTTCGCTTGGCACCTTGGGAGTCATTACCGAGATCACCTTGAAGGTCAAGCCTTTGGCCACTCGCCGAGAAATCCTCGTCGGCCAACCTGACAACCTCGATCATGCGGAGAGCGTCCTGGCAACGATGGTTCAGTCGAAGACCTACCCCACCGCCTTGGAGCTCGTTGGTGGCACTAGCTGGCAAAGTGCACCAGAACTCAATGGAGACTCGGATCGTGATTGGCTGATTGCCGTTTTAGAGGGCACTGACTCAGAGGTAAATTGGATGGTCAGCCAATTGCAGAGCGAATGGCAAAGCCAACAAATCAAAAATCAACAACTCGTCACCAGAGACCAGCAAGCATCTTTGTTCCAACAGCTGGTCGATTTCCCGGCCGCTGCTGACGCGCCGCTCGTCCTCAAGGCCAATGTAGTGCCGAGTGGAACGACAGCGATGATCAAGGCCGCACGAGCGCTGGAAACGGACTGTTCGATTCATGCCCATGCCGGTAACGGGATTGTCTACTTACGATTTCCGGAGTTTCCAGCACAGGGCATCTCTCGCGTCGTGACCAGCAACCTCCGTCCTCTAGCGATCGCTCATCACGGCAATGTGGTGGTCATGTCAAATCCAAGCGGCCAAGAAATGACCCGCCAGTCTACTTGGGGCGGGATTGACGAACCCTTTTGGATGATGGATCGCATCAAGGAACAATTCGACCCGCTCAACCTCCTCAACCCGGGACGCTACATTTACTCATGA
- a CDS encoding serine/threonine-protein kinase: MSNFSKTSSESASGPFRAADLAPNKLLGNWQLENIVSAGPFTNVYFARPLGCPPSWPADYVVKVLNPKHTTDPVAVNALRREAEVGRHSSHPNLVPILEAQFNEGRPHLVMPRLGGAALNAAISGIGQLAVSQALWISRQVAQALRHLHAKGWVHADVKPANMVVSEDGHATLIDLGSTLRPDESIFAWQRPVVGTLKYVAPELLISATQTNPSSDIYSLGISLFEMLAGHPPFATNEPEELVEAHLSHAAPDVVDLRTDVPDRVGRLLRGMLAKDPLRRPQSADEVVNQLASLEIETLDSRFDQGRPTAVHAPNRVRCRSNDVPSIEPS, encoded by the coding sequence ATGAGCAACTTTTCTAAAACTTCGTCTGAATCCGCGTCCGGACCATTTCGGGCAGCCGATCTGGCACCCAACAAACTGTTGGGGAACTGGCAGTTAGAGAATATCGTCTCGGCCGGCCCTTTTACGAATGTTTATTTTGCCCGTCCTCTCGGCTGTCCGCCGTCTTGGCCCGCCGATTATGTCGTCAAGGTTCTCAACCCGAAGCATACGACCGACCCGGTGGCGGTGAATGCCTTGCGACGTGAGGCAGAAGTTGGTCGTCACAGCTCGCATCCGAATTTGGTGCCCATTCTTGAGGCTCAGTTCAATGAGGGGCGTCCCCACCTCGTAATGCCCCGACTCGGTGGAGCAGCCTTGAACGCCGCGATAAGCGGAATTGGACAGTTGGCTGTCTCCCAGGCGCTTTGGATTTCCCGGCAAGTCGCTCAGGCCTTGAGGCACTTACATGCGAAAGGTTGGGTGCATGCGGATGTTAAGCCTGCCAACATGGTGGTGTCTGAGGACGGCCACGCGACCTTGATTGATCTTGGATCGACTTTACGGCCGGACGAGTCGATCTTTGCTTGGCAACGTCCGGTGGTTGGGACTTTGAAATACGTCGCGCCGGAACTCTTAATCTCCGCGACGCAAACGAATCCTTCGAGCGACATTTACAGTCTGGGCATTTCTCTTTTTGAAATGCTCGCTGGACACCCTCCGTTTGCGACGAATGAACCGGAAGAGCTTGTCGAGGCTCACTTAAGTCACGCGGCTCCAGATGTGGTTGACTTGCGAACGGATGTTCCAGATCGAGTTGGCCGTCTGTTGCGGGGGATGCTCGCGAAAGATCCGCTTCGTCGTCCGCAGTCGGCCGATGAGGTGGTTAATCAACTTGCTTCACTCGAGATTGAAACACTTGACTCTCGATTTGATCAGGGGAGACCTACGGCGGTTCATGCTCCAAATCGAGTCCGTTGTCGATCGAACGATGTTCCGTCGATTGAGCCATCTTGA